In the genome of Planococcus donghaensis, the window TTAGAATGGAGGATTACCAGTGAGCTTAAAAGCTAAAGAGATTTATGTCAATTTACCTGTAAAAGATTTAGACAAGTCCGTGGAATTTTTCCAGCAGATAGGATTTGATTTTCACCCTGAAATGACAGATGAAAATGCGACCTGCATGATTGTTGGCGAAAATATTTTTGTTATGTTATTAACAGAACCATTCTTTGAAACCTTTACCAATAAAGCTTTAGGAGATTCTACGAAAACTACAGAAGTAATTGTGGCTCTTTCCGTTGACAGCCGCAAAGATGTTAACGACATGGTAAACAAAGCATTAGAAGCAGGCGGGTCAACATCGAATGACCCTATGGATAACGAGTATATGTATGCCTGGAGTTTTCAAGATATTGATGGCCATTTGTGGGAAGTCATGGCAATGCCCGAAAAAAAGGATGAAAATACAAATTAAACGTAAACACCAAAAGCATTCAGGATCATCTTGAGTGCTTTTGGTGTTTATAAACTTATGGTCAACTTAAAAGTGGAATCCATAAGTCATTCAAATGAATATCACAAACAATTAAGACGAGTAGTTGACACCCAAGTTGAAGGTGATTAGTCTTTGGGAAATAAAAGCTAAGCAGAACGATAAAGCTCAGATAAAGAAGGAGTGTAATACTATCTGGCAGTATGGTTTATAACTTTTGAAGTATTTTTATGGTCTATCTAAAATTGCTGAGGTGAAGTTCGTTCATATTTAACTACCCACTCAGTGATAGGATTACTTGTCAAAAAAATGTCATTTACTAGATTTGTTAAGTTGTGGTAATGTTACGGAAATTAAAAAAATAAAAGCGTTGAAGAGAACAGTAGATAACCAAACACTTTTTCTAGAGAGCTCCGGTTGGTGGAAAGGAGTAGGAGTATGTTATCGAAACAAGCCTCTGAGCATCACAACGGAACCTGATCTTGGGGGTGTTGGGACGGGAGCTCCCGTTACAGAGCTAAGGTATTCGTCTTTTTTGCGGCTGTACCAAATAAGGTTCGTACGGTGACGTAAGAACAAACAGGGGTGGCACCACGATTTTAGTAATCTCGTCCCCAAGACAATTGTCTTGGGGGTGGGATTTTTTATTTAGCTAAAATGCAGTGGGGGGAGGTTACCATGAAAAGCTGGAGATATTCTTTATTATTGTTAGGCGGTATCGGTATTTCGAATATAGGCAGCTGGGTTTATCTGATTGCCTTGAATTTAATTATCCTGAATGAAACAGGTTCTCCTTTGGCAATCTCTTTGCTATACATTTTAGGACCGATCGCGACTATTTGTTCTAACTCATGGGTAGGGAGCCTGATCGATCGCATTAATATAAAGAAATTTATGATTGGGTTAGATATTACACGCGCATTTTGTATTGCATTAATCCCTGTGCTTCCTTCACTGTTCTATGTGTATATCATCGTATTTTTCATTAATATCGGAAGTGCCATGTTTGAACCCACGTCAATGGTGTACATGACAAAACTCATACCAGAGAAGGATCGTCAACGATTCAATGCGTTAAGAAGCTTTATCAATTCTTGCGGAACATTGATTGGCCCTGCCATAGCGGGTC includes:
- a CDS encoding VOC family protein, producing the protein MSLKAKEIYVNLPVKDLDKSVEFFQQIGFDFHPEMTDENATCMIVGENIFVMLLTEPFFETFTNKALGDSTKTTEVIVALSVDSRKDVNDMVNKALEAGGSTSNDPMDNEYMYAWSFQDIDGHLWEVMAMPEKKDENTN